A portion of the Paucilactobacillus hokkaidonensis JCM 18461 genome contains these proteins:
- a CDS encoding HAD-IA family hydrolase, whose amino-acid sequence MYQTYFWDLDGTLYDTYPQMVNAFAQTLTHFQVEPNKNAIYKIMRQDSLGVAFDQYVKQDKLQRSDLEAVYYPLEKKLQQPQLFEGVRNALQQVVQNGGQNYLLTHRNNSAMEFITQDGIKSLFTDFITAEQPFPRKPNPTSLNYLIDKHKVDRETAVMVGDRNLDIDAGHNAGIAGILFDPDDLIEVTSNPEIKIHSITEILND is encoded by the coding sequence ATGTATCAGACATATTTTTGGGATTTAGACGGTACACTTTATGATACTTATCCACAAATGGTGAATGCATTTGCCCAGACATTAACTCATTTTCAGGTTGAACCTAACAAAAATGCGATCTATAAAATAATGCGCCAGGATAGTTTAGGGGTTGCCTTTGATCAGTATGTCAAGCAAGATAAGCTACAGCGCTCTGATTTAGAAGCTGTTTACTATCCACTAGAAAAAAAGTTGCAACAACCACAATTATTTGAGGGTGTCAGAAACGCTTTACAACAAGTAGTCCAAAATGGTGGTCAAAATTATTTGTTAACTCATCGAAACAACAGTGCAATGGAGTTCATTACACAAGATGGGATAAAATCATTATTCACTGATTTTATTACCGCTGAACAACCATTTCCTCGTAAACCAAATCCAACCTCACTTAATTATTTGATTGATAAGCATAAGGTTGACCGTGAAACTGCAGTGATGGTTGGTGATCGTAATTTAGATATTGATGCCGGACATAATGCTGGTATCGCTGGTATTTTATTTGATCCAGATGATCTGATTGAAGTTACTTCTAACCCTGAAATTAAGATTCATAGTATCACGGAGATTTTAAATGATTAG
- the dtd gene encoding D-aminoacyl-tRNA deacylase — protein MRVVLQKVNHAKVTIDDQIVGQIKQGYLLLVGFAPGDDKSAIDYLVHKIINLRVFEDDAGKMNLGLQDVQGEILSVSQFTLYADTKHGNRPGFSKAAGPAIAEPLYDLFNQTLRDTGINVATGHFGADMKIELENDGPTTILFEK, from the coding sequence ATGCGAGTAGTTTTACAAAAAGTTAATCATGCAAAGGTCACGATTGACGATCAAATTGTTGGGCAGATTAAACAAGGCTATCTGTTATTGGTTGGGTTTGCACCTGGAGATGACAAATCAGCAATAGATTACCTAGTGCATAAAATTATTAATTTACGTGTGTTTGAAGATGATGCCGGCAAAATGAATCTCGGTTTACAAGATGTGCAAGGAGAGATCTTGTCGGTCTCGCAATTCACATTGTATGCAGATACTAAACATGGTAATCGGCCTGGTTTTTCTAAGGCTGCTGGCCCGGCAATTGCTGAACCACTATATGATTTATTTAATCAAACATTACGAGATACTGGTATAAACGTTGCAACTGGTCATTTTGGTGCTGATATGAAGATTGAACTTGAAAATGATGGGCCAACGACTATTTTATTTGAAAAGTAG
- a CDS encoding RelA/SpoT family protein → MAKEKNLTHEDVRDIVASYMNEDHVKLIESAYHFSDRAHNGQKRQSGEPYIIHPIQVAGILANLHMDPETICAGYLHDIVEDTGVVLADVEELFGPTVAMIVDGDTKLSKIKYKSNKEQMAENHRKLLLAMSKDIRVMIVKLADRLHNMRTLQHLRPDKQRRIANETLEIYAPIADRLGISTIKWELEDLSLRYLNPQQYYRIVHLMNSKRDERIEYINHAIENIKDAIDDLDLGNETEIYGRPKHIYSIYRKMVTQHKQFSQIYDLLAIRVVVESIKDCYAVLGAIHTNWTPMPGRFKDYIAMPKVNGYQSLHTTVVGPEGRPLEVQIRTHEMHEIAEFGVAAHWAYKEGNKNGVRENASDDKLNLFKEILEIQSESNDADDFMQGVQGDIFADRVYAFTPKGDVLELPKGAGPLDMAYTIHTEVGNKTTGAKVNGKIVPLDYEIKNGDIVDILTSNSSAGPSRDWLSLVSTRRARNKIKQFFRQADREENINSGVEMIEHKLRDDGFNAKLIMTPEKAAQVAVKLHYSSSEDMFAAVGFGDLQPVGVANRMSQDARQQMEDDRQRKAEKELLEEHKTLSDENAKNGQQGQHHEKKKISSQGGVIIEGVDNLLVRLSHCCSPVPGDDIVGYITKGRGVSVHRVDCPNIKAAEEHGERIVKVDWENPDGDKTNYNADLEVQGYNRNGLLNDVLKSINNSTKYLNSVNGKVDHDKVVTISASIGIRNREHLQRIMESLKNIQDVYVVKRTIH, encoded by the coding sequence ATGGCGAAAGAAAAGAATCTAACTCATGAAGATGTAAGAGACATTGTCGCTTCATATATGAATGAAGACCATGTTAAGTTGATTGAGAGTGCCTATCATTTTTCTGACAGAGCACATAACGGTCAAAAACGCCAGTCTGGAGAACCGTATATTATTCACCCAATCCAAGTGGCTGGAATACTAGCTAATTTACATATGGACCCTGAGACTATTTGTGCTGGTTATTTACATGATATTGTTGAAGATACTGGAGTTGTCTTAGCTGATGTCGAGGAATTATTTGGTCCTACAGTGGCGATGATTGTCGATGGTGACACTAAGCTGAGCAAAATTAAATATAAGTCTAATAAAGAGCAGATGGCTGAAAATCATCGTAAGCTCCTCTTAGCTATGTCTAAAGATATTCGGGTCATGATTGTTAAACTGGCTGATCGATTGCACAATATGCGTACGTTGCAGCATTTACGTCCTGACAAGCAACGGCGGATCGCTAATGAAACACTAGAGATCTATGCACCAATTGCTGATCGATTAGGTATTAGTACAATTAAATGGGAATTAGAGGATCTATCGTTAAGATACTTGAATCCACAACAGTACTATCGAATTGTCCATTTGATGAATTCAAAACGCGATGAGCGAATTGAATATATTAATCATGCAATTGAGAATATTAAAGATGCCATTGATGATCTTGATTTGGGCAATGAAACTGAAATTTATGGTCGTCCAAAGCATATCTATTCGATTTATCGTAAAATGGTGACGCAACATAAACAGTTTAGTCAAATTTATGACTTATTGGCTATTCGGGTAGTCGTTGAATCAATTAAGGATTGTTATGCTGTTTTGGGTGCAATCCATACCAATTGGACACCGATGCCTGGTCGGTTTAAAGACTACATTGCAATGCCTAAGGTCAATGGCTACCAATCATTACATACAACTGTGGTTGGACCAGAAGGCCGACCATTGGAAGTCCAGATTAGAACGCATGAGATGCATGAAATTGCTGAATTTGGAGTTGCCGCTCATTGGGCATACAAAGAGGGCAACAAAAATGGTGTGCGTGAAAATGCTTCTGATGATAAATTGAATCTATTTAAAGAGATTCTAGAGATCCAAAGTGAAAGTAATGATGCTGATGACTTTATGCAAGGAGTTCAAGGTGACATTTTTGCTGATCGGGTTTATGCTTTCACTCCCAAAGGTGACGTTTTAGAGTTACCTAAAGGTGCTGGCCCACTTGACATGGCATATACTATCCATACTGAAGTGGGTAACAAGACAACTGGTGCCAAGGTCAATGGTAAAATTGTGCCATTGGATTATGAAATAAAAAATGGCGATATTGTCGATATTTTGACGTCTAATTCTTCTGCTGGACCTAGTCGTGATTGGCTTAGTTTAGTTTCAACTAGGCGTGCACGTAATAAAATTAAACAGTTCTTCCGACAAGCTGACCGAGAAGAAAATATTAATTCTGGGGTCGAAATGATTGAACATAAATTGCGTGATGATGGCTTCAATGCAAAATTAATCATGACTCCTGAAAAGGCCGCACAAGTCGCTGTTAAATTACATTATAGTAGCAGTGAAGATATGTTTGCGGCGGTTGGATTTGGTGATTTACAACCAGTTGGTGTGGCCAATCGAATGTCACAAGACGCCCGTCAACAAATGGAAGATGACCGCCAACGGAAAGCCGAAAAAGAATTACTCGAAGAGCATAAGACACTTTCAGATGAAAATGCGAAGAATGGTCAGCAAGGTCAGCATCATGAGAAGAAAAAAATTAGTTCTCAAGGCGGAGTTATTATTGAAGGTGTCGATAATCTGTTAGTTCGGTTAAGTCATTGTTGTAGTCCTGTTCCTGGGGATGATATTGTTGGTTATATTACTAAAGGACGTGGTGTGTCTGTCCATCGAGTTGATTGTCCTAATATTAAAGCAGCGGAAGAACATGGTGAACGGATCGTTAAAGTTGATTGGGAAAATCCAGATGGTGATAAAACCAATTACAACGCTGATTTGGAAGTACAAGGATACAATCGTAACGGTCTATTAAATGATGTCTTAAAATCAATTAATAATAGTACTAAATACTTGAACTCTGTTAATGGAAAAGTGGATCATGATAAAGTAGTGACCATTAGTGCGTCCATTGGTATTCGTAATCGTGAGCACTTACAACGAATTATGGAAAGTTTGAAAAATATCCAAGATGTTTACGTGGTTAAACGAACAATCCACTAA
- a CDS encoding 16S rRNA (uracil(1498)-N(3))-methyltransferase, with amino-acid sequence MQRYFLTTKQLIKQPFYLDEQTAHHLVTVLRAEVGTQAEFVQPDQLVYLGHVSSINQDGAQAVLDGPLAKSSSSELPVSVSIACGLPKGEKAQLIVQKATELGVHEVIFFTSQRSIAKWPAAKRARKLERLQQIAQNAAEQSHRNIVPVISYSKSLSSLLDETDKITRRVVAWEEAAKQNEKSQLAATFSELQSGDSLLAIFGPEGGLTSDEVAQMQQKQVIVAGLGPRILRTETAPLYLLAAASYYFELED; translated from the coding sequence TTGCAGAGATATTTTTTAACAACCAAACAATTAATAAAGCAACCATTTTACTTAGATGAACAAACAGCCCATCATCTGGTTACAGTATTACGGGCTGAGGTAGGAACACAGGCTGAATTTGTGCAACCAGACCAACTGGTTTACTTAGGGCATGTTAGCAGTATTAACCAGGATGGTGCCCAGGCAGTACTAGATGGGCCACTGGCTAAAAGCAGTAGCAGTGAATTACCAGTATCGGTTTCAATTGCTTGTGGTTTACCTAAAGGTGAGAAAGCACAATTGATTGTCCAAAAGGCGACCGAGCTTGGCGTTCACGAGGTTATCTTCTTTACTTCACAGCGTTCGATTGCTAAGTGGCCTGCTGCAAAACGGGCTCGCAAATTGGAGCGATTACAGCAGATAGCACAAAATGCTGCAGAACAGTCACATCGCAATATCGTCCCAGTAATTAGCTATTCAAAATCATTGAGTAGTTTATTGGACGAAACTGATAAGATTACGAGACGGGTAGTCGCATGGGAGGAAGCAGCTAAACAAAATGAAAAGTCCCAACTGGCTGCAACTTTTTCAGAATTACAATCGGGGGATTCCTTATTGGCAATTTTTGGACCTGAAGGCGGTCTGACAAGTGATGAAGTTGCTCAAATGCAGCAAAAGCAGGTCATTGTTGCCGGCTTAGGACCACGGATTTTAAGAACTGAAACCGCACCATTATATTTGTTAGCCGCTGCCTCATATTATTTTGAATTGGAGGACTGA
- the prmA gene encoding 50S ribosomal protein L11 methyltransferase — translation MEWTQVTVTTESESVEAVSFILNDLGASGVKIEDSKDFANLKPGKYGPHGEITDPDDIPHLKVGAAVTAYYPQSVFVPEILPTIKQRVAKLASFGLNPGTGEVTSSAVSDENWATAWKKYYHPVRVTRHLTVVPSWEEYQPQQRDEQLIYLDPGMAFGTGTHPTTRLMLQALEMVVRGNETLLDVGTGSGVLSIAAKLLGVGNVYAYDVDDVAVRSALENIKLNPIAKSIRITPNDLLKGVTQSADIIVANILAEIIVPLIPQAYERLNVGGHFLCSGIIADKADLIIEKLQKQGFRIQETLKIDDWYGIIAYKPLPDE, via the coding sequence ATGGAATGGACACAAGTTACAGTTACAACAGAAAGTGAGTCCGTTGAAGCGGTCAGCTTTATTTTAAATGATTTGGGCGCGAGTGGAGTTAAAATTGAAGATTCAAAGGATTTTGCCAATCTTAAGCCAGGAAAGTATGGGCCACACGGTGAAATTACGGATCCAGATGACATTCCGCATCTCAAAGTAGGAGCAGCTGTGACGGCCTATTATCCGCAAAGTGTGTTTGTTCCTGAAATCTTACCAACAATTAAACAGCGGGTGGCTAAATTAGCTAGTTTTGGGTTGAACCCAGGGACTGGTGAAGTCACTAGTAGTGCTGTTTCTGATGAAAATTGGGCTACGGCCTGGAAAAAGTATTACCATCCGGTCCGAGTGACTAGACATTTGACAGTTGTTCCTAGTTGGGAAGAATATCAACCACAGCAACGTGATGAGCAATTGATCTATTTGGATCCTGGAATGGCATTTGGTACCGGAACACATCCGACCACTCGATTAATGCTACAAGCACTGGAGATGGTGGTTCGTGGTAACGAAACTTTGCTGGATGTCGGAACTGGTTCTGGTGTTTTAAGTATTGCAGCCAAGTTACTAGGCGTCGGGAATGTCTACGCTTATGACGTTGATGATGTGGCGGTTAGGTCAGCACTTGAAAATATTAAACTTAACCCAATTGCGAAATCAATCCGTATTACTCCCAATGACTTGCTTAAAGGAGTCACGCAATCTGCAGATATAATTGTGGCTAATATTCTTGCTGAAATCATTGTTCCATTGATTCCACAGGCTTACGAACGGTTGAACGTTGGCGGTCATTTCTTGTGCTCTGGTATTATTGCTGATAAAGCTGACTTGATTATTGAAAAATTACAGAAACAAGGATTTAGAATCCAAGAAACATTGAAGATTGATGATTGGTATGGCATTATTGCCTATAAACCATTACCCGACGAATAG
- a CDS encoding DUF1304 domain-containing protein, protein MQSLINILVILIGIEHLGIMLLEMFGSPERQAKAFNMHLEFVHQPSAKTALGNQGIYNGALGLILIATPFLFSGTGLTMILTLLLGYVILVAIYGGFTATKKIFIIQLLPAVIVMALIWLV, encoded by the coding sequence ATGCAATCATTAATAAATATTTTAGTCATTTTAATTGGTATCGAGCACCTCGGAATAATGTTACTAGAAATGTTTGGTTCTCCAGAAAGACAAGCTAAGGCTTTTAATATGCATCTTGAGTTTGTCCATCAGCCAAGTGCTAAAACGGCACTTGGTAATCAAGGAATCTATAACGGCGCCTTAGGATTAATATTGATTGCCACTCCCTTTTTATTCTCAGGAACTGGCCTAACAATGATACTGACACTTTTACTAGGATACGTTATCCTTGTTGCAATTTATGGTGGCTTCACTGCCACCAAAAAGATCTTTATCATTCAACTATTACCAGCTGTAATTGTAATGGCACTGATTTGGTTGGTTTAA
- the lepA gene encoding translation elongation factor 4 produces MNLDEMKERQKHIRNFSIVAHIDHGKSTLADRILELTDTVSKREMQDQLLDTMDLERERGITIKLNAVALKYHAEDGETYIFHLIDTPGHVDFSYEVSRSLAACEGAILVVDAAQGVEAQTLANVYLAIDNDLAIIPVINKIDLPSAEPEKVRKEIEDEIGLDASDAVLASAKTGIGIEEILEQVVKNVPAPDGDLDKPLKALIFDSIYDDYRGVVLSVRVFEGTVKPGDRIKLMNGGTEYEVTEVGVNSPKPLARDILMAGDVGYITGSIKDIQDTQVGDTVTSADNPTAKPLEGYRKMNPMVYSGLYPTDNAKFVDLREALEKLQLNDASLTFEPESSQALGFGFRCGFLGLLHMDVVQERLEREFNLDLITTAPSVTYRVDLVDGSEKKVENPAEMPDAATIKAINEPFVKAQIMVPNEYVGAVMELCQRKRGIFDTMDYLDDIRVNIIYHIPLSEIIFDFFDKLKSNTRGYASLDYEIEDYRPSNLVKIDILLNSEKVDVLSFIAHVDFAEQRGRDITAKLKTIIPRQNFEIPIQAAIGSKIIARTNIKAYRKDVTSKIHTGDPDRRAKLLDKQKRGKKRMKSVGVVDIPQEAFMAVLQTGEEETHKKK; encoded by the coding sequence ATGAACTTAGATGAAATGAAAGAACGACAAAAACATATCCGTAATTTTTCAATTGTGGCCCATATTGATCACGGTAAATCAACGTTAGCTGATCGGATTTTGGAACTGACGGATACAGTTTCCAAACGTGAAATGCAAGATCAGTTATTAGACACAATGGATTTGGAACGCGAACGTGGAATTACAATCAAGTTAAACGCGGTGGCATTAAAATACCATGCTGAAGATGGTGAGACCTATATTTTTCACTTAATTGACACTCCAGGACACGTTGATTTTTCTTATGAAGTGTCTCGTTCGTTAGCTGCTTGCGAAGGGGCTATTTTAGTAGTTGATGCTGCGCAAGGTGTTGAAGCCCAAACGTTGGCTAACGTCTATTTGGCGATCGACAACGATTTGGCGATTATACCAGTGATTAATAAAATTGACTTACCCTCGGCCGAGCCAGAAAAAGTCCGCAAAGAAATTGAAGACGAAATTGGATTGGATGCTTCAGATGCTGTATTAGCGAGTGCCAAAACCGGAATTGGAATCGAAGAAATTTTGGAACAAGTTGTAAAAAATGTGCCTGCGCCAGATGGTGATTTGGATAAGCCGCTAAAAGCTTTAATTTTTGATTCAATTTATGATGATTATCGTGGTGTGGTCTTAAGCGTCCGCGTATTTGAAGGAACTGTTAAGCCGGGAGATCGGATCAAGTTGATGAATGGCGGAACTGAATATGAAGTCACAGAAGTTGGCGTTAACTCACCCAAACCATTAGCTCGTGATATCTTGATGGCCGGGGATGTTGGGTACATCACTGGTAGTATTAAGGATATTCAAGATACGCAAGTTGGTGATACGGTGACTAGCGCAGATAATCCTACTGCAAAGCCACTAGAAGGATATCGTAAAATGAATCCGATGGTTTATTCTGGGTTATATCCAACTGACAATGCTAAATTTGTTGATTTACGAGAGGCCTTGGAAAAACTACAGTTAAACGATGCTTCGCTAACCTTTGAACCCGAATCATCACAAGCATTAGGTTTTGGATTCCGTTGTGGGTTCTTAGGATTACTTCACATGGATGTGGTTCAAGAACGGTTGGAGCGAGAATTTAACCTTGATTTGATCACCACGGCGCCTTCAGTAACATATCGAGTTGATTTGGTTGATGGCAGTGAAAAGAAAGTTGAAAATCCAGCAGAAATGCCAGATGCTGCCACTATCAAAGCAATTAATGAACCGTTTGTTAAGGCCCAAATTATGGTGCCAAATGAATATGTGGGTGCCGTAATGGAATTGTGTCAACGCAAGCGGGGGATCTTTGATACGATGGATTATCTGGATGATATTCGCGTTAATATTATTTACCATATCCCATTGTCAGAAATTATTTTTGATTTCTTTGACAAACTTAAGAGTAATACGCGCGGATATGCATCACTAGATTACGAAATTGAAGATTATCGTCCCAGTAACTTGGTTAAAATTGATATCTTGCTAAATAGTGAGAAAGTTGATGTATTAAGTTTTATTGCCCACGTGGACTTTGCAGAACAACGTGGTCGTGATATTACTGCTAAATTAAAGACAATTATTCCTCGCCAAAATTTTGAAATCCCGATTCAAGCGGCAATTGGTTCCAAAATAATTGCGCGTACTAATATCAAGGCTTATCGGAAAGATGTGACTTCAAAGATTCATACAGGAGATCCTGATCGACGTGCCAAGTTGTTAGATAAACAAAAGCGTGGTAAAAAGAGAATGAAGTCAGTTGGGGTGGTTGATATCCCCCAAGAAGCCTTTATGGCTGTGCTGCAAACTGGGGAAGAAGAGACCCACAAGAAGAAGTGA